GGCGTTTGAAATCAGAACAATCCGCCACGAGCGCATGTCGGTTCTGGCGTCACCGGCCTATCTGGCACAGCATCCGGTTCAGCAGGCGGCCGATCTGCGTCATCATGCGCTGATCTTATCGGAGTCGCCGCTGATACAGTGGCCGCAGTGGTTTGCTTCCCGGCAGCTGCCTCAACCGGATAAAGAGTGGCTGTTTCGCTTTGATCGCTCCTATATGAGCCTTGAAGCGGCCATGCTGGGCCACGGGCTGATTTTTGAGAGTGAACTGCTGGCGGAAGCGTATCTGCGCAGCGGGAAACTTGTCAGGGTATTCTCTGAACAGGAGAGCCTGCCCGTCAGCGCGCATCATCTGGTCTTTCCGCGCGGATTTGCCCGGTTTCCCCGCGTGGCTCATTTTCTTAACTGGATCCAGGATGAGCTGGAAGGGATGCCCTGAAATAACTTTCTTTCAGTCACTGTTTCGCCGGTTTATTTCTTCTTTTCCCTCTCCCGCTTATTAACTGCGTATTGCCCATGCCAGTTTAAAAATAGCGTCTACACTTCCTTACCCAATCGGTAAATATGTTTCATTTCTATTCCGTATGAAATTTAACCATGCGGATGTTTAACTTATTAATGGCAGGAATATTATGAGTGCAAATACACCAGATTCTGGTGATGCAGGCGATCACGCGCCTGCGGATACGGTACGCCAGCGTATTTTTTTAGTGGTGCTGGTAGCGACGATGGGGGCGCTGGCCTTTGGTTATGACACCGGGATCATTTCGGGCGCACTGCCCTATATGAACTCACCGCCGGATCAGGGCGGGCTGGGACTGAACGCCTTTACGGAAGGACTTGTCGCCTCTTCGCTGGTGTTCGGCGCCGCCATTGGCTCCTTCCTGAGTGGGTTCTTCTCTGACCGTTTTGGCCGCCGTATTACGCTGCGCAGCCTGGCGGTGATCTTTGTGCTGGGTTCACTGGGTACGGCGCTGGCACCCTCGGTTAACGTGATGGTGGCGATGCGCTTCCTGCTGGGTATCGCGGTGGGCGGTGGCTCGTCAACCGTGCCGGTGTTTATCGCTGAAATTGCCGGGCCGCGATTGCGCGCGCCGCTGGTCAGTCGCAACGAACTGATGATCGTCACCGGCCAGCTGGTGGCGTATGTCGCCAGTACGCTGCTGAGCTATCTGCTGCACGATGAGCACCTGTGGCGTTACATGCTGGCGATTGCGATGGTGCCGGGCCTGCTGCTGTTTATCGGCACCTTCTTCGTACCGGCGTCGCCGCACTGGCTGGTGGCGGAAGGACGTCTGCGCGAGGCGAAAAAAATCCTGAAGTATCTGCGTGAAACGCCACGCGAAGTCCGTCATGAGATGGCACAGATGAAGAAGCAGGCCAGGGCAGCCGAGCGCGGCCCGGATGCGAAAACCCTGATCCGCGAGAAATGGGTGATTCGTCTGATGATCATTGGTGTCGGTCTTGGCTTTGTCGCGCAGTTTACCGGGGTCAACGGCTTCATGTACTACACGCCCATTATCCTGAAGTCCACCGGACTGGGCACCAGCGCCTCGATCGCCGCCACCATCGGCAACGGCGTGGTCTCCGTGATGGCGACCTTTGTCGGCATCTGGGCCATCAGCCGCTTCCCGCGCCGCACGATGCTGATTACCGGTCTGTGTCTGGTGATCACCGCGCAGATCCTGCTGGGCGGCGTGCTGACCTTTATGAGTTCCAGCCTGATGCAGAGCTATCTGGCTCTGGCCTGTATTCTGCTGTTCCTGTTCTGCATGCAGATGTGTATTTCACCGGTCTACTGGCTGATGATGTCGGAGCTGTTCCCGATGCAGCTGCGCGGTGTGCTGACCGGCGGGGCCGTTTCGCTGCAGTGGATATTCAACGCCGTGGTCGCCTTTGGTTTCCCCCCGGTTATGGCCTATGCGGGCAGCACGACCTTCTTTATCTTCGCCGCCATCAATGTCGGTTCACTGATCTTCGTGATGGCGATGGTCCCTGAAACGCGGGGCAAGAGTCTGGAAGAGATCGAGACGCACATGAAAGAGAAGTTTGGTGAAAAGCCGAAAGAGGCTGAAGCCGTCTGACCCATCACCGGATTCAGCCCGACGCTGAATCCGGTTTTTTTTATCCGCTTTCTGCGACGTGCCTGTCTTCCTTCTCGCCTCATGCAAACTGTCAGCGTTCACTGTAAAGGGCAGGTGAGTGCGGGTGCAACGCTGGCGATTTCAGCCTGAAATCGCCAGAACCGGGCAGTGAAATTCTGGCCGGTTATCGCCGCGAACGCCCGTGAGCCGGGCATATCATCCGCTACAGACTGATCGTCATCCGTTTTCTTTCGCCAAAAGCCTGCTGGCAGAAACAGGCCACTGTCTGTGGGTGACAGACGTGACGGCATCACATCCTGGTGACCTCGCCTGTTGAAGGTTACAGAGCATTCAGCGTCGCCATCACCTCATCCGACAACGCCAGATTGCCGCTGGCCAGGTTCTCCCGCAGATGTTCGGGTGAGGAGGTGCCGGGGATGAGCAGGATATTGGGTGAGCGGCGCAGCAGCCACGCCAGCGCGACCTGCATCGGTGTGGCATCCAGCGAGGCCGCTACGTCATTCAGCTGCGCCAGCTTCAGCGGCGCAAAGCCGCCCAGCGGGAAAAAGGGCACCCAGGCAATGCCCTGCTGCGCCAGACTGTCCACCAGCTCATCATCCTGGCGGTGTGCGAGGTTATACATATTCTGCACGCAGGCAATCGGCGTCATCGCCTGGGCTTCAGCGATCTGGGTGGCCGTGACGTTACTCAGTCCAATGTGCCGGATGAGTCCGCGATCCTTTAAGGCCAGCAGCGCTTCCAGCTGCGGGGCAAGCGAGCCCTCTTTGGGTCTGGCCGGATGCAGCATACTGCGCAGATTCACCACTTCAATCACGTCCAGCCCCAGGTGACGCAGATTATCTTCCACGGCCTGCGTCAGCGCCTCCGGCTCCATCGCCGCATGCCAGCCCCCTTTGGCATCCCGCCGGGCGCCCACTTTGGTTACAATGCACAGGTCCTGCGGATAGGGATAGAGGCTCTTTTTGATTAACAGGTTCGTTTCGTGCGGGCCATAAAAATCGCTGGTGTCGATATGATTGACGCCTGCTTCAATCGCGTCGCGCAGAACCTGCATGGCACGGGCTTCATCTTTCACCGGCCCGAACACGCCCGGCCCGGCGAGCTGCATTGCGCCAAAACCGATACGGTTAACGTCACGATCGCCTAACTGAAAAGTCATGGTGCTGTCTGACATGAGAACCTCCTGCGTGGGTGTAAATCAAGTGTAATAGTGATTCAGCAGGGCAACTATCTGGTGGCGTCAGGAGAACAAAATAAAGCGGCATTCTTTGAGGAAAGAGTGTGCGGAAGAGGGCGGCATTCAGCCTGCGGGCCGATCCAGGATGACCGCGCAGGCCTTCGCCGATGTGCTGAAACCTGCGCTAGCGGTACCAGCTGAACCCCTGCGGTACCCGGGAAAAACCGGCGTGGCGCAGCGCATTAAACAGGGGTGAGTGCGACACCGGTTCACCCGCCACCGTTTCCAGCGTAAAGCTCGCGGGTTTTTCACGTTTCAGCGACGCACCCAGCGCGGCAACCGCGGCTTCCAGCCGTGTGACATCGTCACTGAACGTCAGTAACTCTTTGCCACCCGGCGTCAGGTAGAGCATCAGGGCACCGTCCGCGATGACCACCCGCGCGCCCTGACGGCGGACAGGCCGGGTTGCGCTGGCGTGTGGCGGCCAGCTGAGCATCGCGCCAAACGGATTCGCCGGATCAGAGGCCGCCAGCACGACCGCCTCCGCCGCGGCCCCGGAGTCTTCTGCCAGCTGCCGCAGCCGCTCAATGGTCTGATGATCGGCAAACTGCGCGCCGCCTGCTCCGGCGACAAACCGGCCGCGCAGCAGCCGCCCGGCATCTTCCATGCCGCGCAATACCGGCTGCAGGGCCGGAAAGCCGCCGGGGATCTGTTCTGAAACCACACAGCCGCGCGTGATGACGCCATAGCGGTCCAGCAGGTTCTCCGCCAGCGACAGGGCCAGCCGGGCAGGCGCAACCGCCTGTCGCACTATCCGTGACCAGCGTCCGGGCAGTGGGCTGACCATTGGCCGCCGTGCGGGCAGTGCGCCTGGCGTAAAGCGGTGGCCAAAACGGGTGCGCAGCGTCCGCGCCGGACGTGAACGTGTCACGCCTGGCGCGCTGAGGCGGCTGCGCACGGCAACCCAGCTGTCGGCGGTGACGCAGCCCTGCCACACCCCTTGCCACAGCGCGTCATTGATATCCGCCATTTCCGGCGCACTCTCTTCCATCTTTGCCATCAGCTCATGGACAAACCATGCGCCTCCCTGGCTTAGTGCGTCGGAAAGGGCCGGCTGTAACGGCGGCAGAGCAGGCGAGGCATCCTGCACCGGCAGCGTTTCTGCCGCGAACTCAGCGAGGTGAAAAGAGATCAGCCCATCATTCTGGCCCAGCGCTTTATGTCCGCACCAGATCACCTCGCCACGGGCTAACAGCGCGTCGAGCATCGCGGGCTGATAGTCGGCGATACGGGCCGGCAGGATCTGCGATTCCCACAGCGAGGCCGGAAGCGGCACGCCAGCGAGCTGCTCAATTACCCGCAGCAGCCCGCTGGCACCCTGGTGTTCTTCCCGCTGCAGATCATGTAAACCGTGCCGCTCCAGCAGCAGGCGAACCCATGCGGAAGGGGGGACCGGGCGGGTTGCCTCGCGAGCTGATTGCAGTGAACGTAAGCGCAGGCGTCTGAAGTTCTCCGCTGTGACCCACTCTGTTTCTGCGGCCTCTGTGCCCGCGCCAATATTCATCAGGCTGCCCTGTGAATGCAGGGCGCGCAGCCGCTCGTCTGCCACGGCAGTGCCCAGCCCGAAGTGGGTGGCGAGCTGTCGGGTTGTGAACAGTGCATGCGTGCGGGCGTAGCGGCTGATCAGATCGCCCAAAGGATCGGCCACCGATGCCAGAAAGGTTGCAGGCAGATCATCAGGCAGCACGCAGGCCAGCGCATCGCGCAGGCGGCCTGCATCTTCGATCACCGCCCAGCGGGCTTCGCCGGCGAGAGTGACCGGAATGATCCGGCGGGCCGCTGCGAACTGCATGATGGCTGGCGAGATCGCGTCAGGGTTGCCGGAAAAGCGGGCCGCGATGCCTGCCGCAGAGAGCGGGCCGAGGTCGCGCAGCAGATCGATGATGCCTTCGGTATGTGAGGCCTGATAGCGGGGATCGCAGCGTTGCAGTTCCTGTTCCGCCCGCTTAATGGCACCCGCGTTGAGCAGATCGCGTTCCGGTGTCTGGCCAAGCAGCTCACCCAGCAGGCTGCTGTCGAGCGTCAGCAGGGAGGCCTGCCGTTCCGCCTGCGGAGCATCGCTGGCGTAGATAAACTCCAAGACGTAACCAAATAAGAGCGGCGCGGCGAAGGGGGAGGGCTGAGCGGTCGTCACCTCAACCACGCTGACGCGATCCTCCGCCACCTGATTCATCAGCGCATGCAGCGCAGGCAGGTCATAGACATCCTGCAGACATTCGCGGGCGGTTTCGATCAGGATGGGGAAATCATCATACTGCTGCGCGACGGCCAGCAGATGACCGGCACGCAGTCGCTGCTGCCAGAGCGGCGACCGTTTGCCCGGATTGCGCCTCGGCAGCAGCAGCGCCCGTGAGGCGCACTCCCGGAAACGGGCGGCAAACAGCGCCGACTGGCCGACGCTCTCCGTCACCAGCCGCGAGAGCGTATCCGCGTCAAAGAGAAACAGGTCAGCCGCGGGCAAATCGTCTTCGCTGGCGGGAAAGTGGGCGACGATGCCGTCATCGCTGGCGGCGATGGCGGCATCGACACCCCAGCGTTGCCGGATGCGGGCGCCGATCGCCAGCGCCCAGGGGGCATTGACCCGTTTTCCCCACGGCGAATGCAGGATCACCCGCCAGTCGCCAGTTTCGTCCCGGCAGCGTTCAATCAGCAACGTCTGGTCGTCCGGCACGACGCCGGTGGCAGCGCGCTGTTCGGCGACCAGCGCCAGCAGATTACTGACCGCCTGACGATTCAGCCCCAGCGTGCTGAGTCGGGCTGTGGCCACCTCTGCTGTGTCCCGGTTCAGCATACGCAGAAATCTGCCGAGGCGGGCGCCCGAGTCGGCGCTGCGGCCCACCCCTTCACCGCGCCAGAACGGCAGGCGGGCGGGACGGCCCGGAGCAGGCACCACCACCACCTGATCATGGGTGATCTGCTGGATGCGCCACGACGTCGCGCCCAGGGTTACGATATCGTTGATCCGTGACTCATAAACCATCTCCTCATCCAGCTCGCCCACGCGTCTGGAGCCTGCCTGCTCTTCGCCTTCCGGCAGGATGACGCTGAATGTGCCCCGATCGGGGATGGTCCCGCCGCTGGTCACGGCCAGCTTCTGCGCGCCGGGGCGTGCTGTCAGCAGACCACGCTCGCGGTCCCACACCAGCTGCGGCCTGAGCTGAGCAAACGCATCTGAGGGAAATTTTCCAGCCAGCATGTCGAGCGTCGCGTTAAATAACCGGCGGGGCAGCGTGCGAAACGGGTCGGCCTGGCGCACCCGTGCAAACCAGCTGTCGGCCTGCAGGCTGTCCATGGCAACGGCCGCCAGCGTCTGCTGCGCCAGAATATCGAGCGGATTACGCGGCGGGGTCAGCGCCTCCAGCTGGCCGGTCTGCATCAGTTCGAGCGTGACGGCCGCATCCAGCAGATCGCGCCGGGTGCGCGGAAACAGGATCCCGGTCGATACGCCACCGACCTGATGCCCGGCCCGTCCCACCCGCTGTAGCGCGCTGGCGACCGACAGCGGCGCGCCAACCTGAATCACCAGATCCACCGGACCCATATCGATGCCCAGCTCCAGGCTTGAGGTCGCCACCACGCAGCGCACGCTACCCTGTTTAAGCGCGGCTTCAATCTCGCTTCGCTGCTCTCTGGACACGGATCCATGATGCGAGCGCGCGATGAGGGTGTCGTCCGCCTCGCAATCGCTGTCACTGTCGTCAGACGGACCGCGCCCGGCAAGATAGCGTGCGTTCAGCCGCGCCGTCAGTTTTTCCGCCAGCCCTCGCGAATTGACAAAGACGAGCGTGGCGCGATGCGCCATAACCTGCTGCAGAATGCGCGCCTCAATATGTGGCCAGATCGAACCGCCAGTCGCGGCGGATTTTGCGACCGGATCTTCGCTATCGGCGATGTCGGTCATATCGTCGACCGGCACCTCGATTGTCAGGTGCAATGTACGACTGGCGGCGGGATTGACAACCTGAACAGGCTGACAGCCGCCCAGAAAGGCCGCGACCCGTTCGACGGGCTGTACCGTGGCGGAGAGCCCGATGCGCTGGGCGGGCTGGGGCAGCAGTGCATCCAGCCGCTCCAGGCTCAGCGCCAGCTGCGATCCCCGTTTTGATCCCGCCACCGCATGCACCTCATCAACGATCACCGTCGTTACACCCTGCAGCGTGGTGCGGGCTTTTGAGGTCAGCATCAGAAACAGCGACTCCGGGGTGGTGATGAGAATATCGGGCGGGCGACGCAGCAGCCGGGCGCGCTCTGCGCCGGAGGTATCTCCGGAACGCATGCCAACATTCAGGGTGATGGCGGGCGCGTTCAGTGCCTCACGGCGGGCGCTGACCCCGGCCAGCGGCAGCGTCAGGTTACGCTGCACGTCAGCCG
This window of the Pantoea deleyi genome carries:
- a CDS encoding sugar porter family MFS transporter codes for the protein MSANTPDSGDAGDHAPADTVRQRIFLVVLVATMGALAFGYDTGIISGALPYMNSPPDQGGLGLNAFTEGLVASSLVFGAAIGSFLSGFFSDRFGRRITLRSLAVIFVLGSLGTALAPSVNVMVAMRFLLGIAVGGGSSTVPVFIAEIAGPRLRAPLVSRNELMIVTGQLVAYVASTLLSYLLHDEHLWRYMLAIAMVPGLLLFIGTFFVPASPHWLVAEGRLREAKKILKYLRETPREVRHEMAQMKKQARAAERGPDAKTLIREKWVIRLMIIGVGLGFVAQFTGVNGFMYYTPIILKSTGLGTSASIAATIGNGVVSVMATFVGIWAISRFPRRTMLITGLCLVITAQILLGGVLTFMSSSLMQSYLALACILLFLFCMQMCISPVYWLMMSELFPMQLRGVLTGGAVSLQWIFNAVVAFGFPPVMAYAGSTTFFIFAAINVGSLIFVMAMVPETRGKSLEEIETHMKEKFGEKPKEAEAV
- a CDS encoding oxidoreductase: MSDSTMTFQLGDRDVNRIGFGAMQLAGPGVFGPVKDEARAMQVLRDAIEAGVNHIDTSDFYGPHETNLLIKKSLYPYPQDLCIVTKVGARRDAKGGWHAAMEPEALTQAVEDNLRHLGLDVIEVVNLRSMLHPARPKEGSLAPQLEALLALKDRGLIRHIGLSNVTATQIAEAQAMTPIACVQNMYNLAHRQDDELVDSLAQQGIAWVPFFPLGGFAPLKLAQLNDVAASLDATPMQVALAWLLRRSPNILLIPGTSSPEHLRENLASGNLALSDEVMATLNAL
- a CDS encoding ATP-dependent helicase; protein product: MPASQSEAILARFSAATRQWFSAAFAAPTPVQLAAWEAIARGDHALVIAPTGSGKTLAAFLTAIDTLFRARTDDPAPARENTTRILYISPVKALAADVQRNLTLPLAGVSARREALNAPAITLNVGMRSGDTSGAERARLLRRPPDILITTPESLFLMLTSKARTTLQGVTTVIVDEVHAVAGSKRGSQLALSLERLDALLPQPAQRIGLSATVQPVERVAAFLGGCQPVQVVNPAASRTLHLTIEVPVDDMTDIADSEDPVAKSAATGGSIWPHIEARILQQVMAHRATLVFVNSRGLAEKLTARLNARYLAGRGPSDDSDSDCEADDTLIARSHHGSVSREQRSEIEAALKQGSVRCVVATSSLELGIDMGPVDLVIQVGAPLSVASALQRVGRAGHQVGGVSTGILFPRTRRDLLDAAVTLELMQTGQLEALTPPRNPLDILAQQTLAAVAMDSLQADSWFARVRQADPFRTLPRRLFNATLDMLAGKFPSDAFAQLRPQLVWDRERGLLTARPGAQKLAVTSGGTIPDRGTFSVILPEGEEQAGSRRVGELDEEMVYESRINDIVTLGATSWRIQQITHDQVVVVPAPGRPARLPFWRGEGVGRSADSGARLGRFLRMLNRDTAEVATARLSTLGLNRQAVSNLLALVAEQRAATGVVPDDQTLLIERCRDETGDWRVILHSPWGKRVNAPWALAIGARIRQRWGVDAAIAASDDGIVAHFPASEDDLPAADLFLFDADTLSRLVTESVGQSALFAARFRECASRALLLPRRNPGKRSPLWQQRLRAGHLLAVAQQYDDFPILIETARECLQDVYDLPALHALMNQVAEDRVSVVEVTTAQPSPFAAPLLFGYVLEFIYASDAPQAERQASLLTLDSSLLGELLGQTPERDLLNAGAIKRAEQELQRCDPRYQASHTEGIIDLLRDLGPLSAAGIAARFSGNPDAISPAIMQFAAARRIIPVTLAGEARWAVIEDAGRLRDALACVLPDDLPATFLASVADPLGDLISRYARTHALFTTRQLATHFGLGTAVADERLRALHSQGSLMNIGAGTEAAETEWVTAENFRRLRLRSLQSAREATRPVPPSAWVRLLLERHGLHDLQREEHQGASGLLRVIEQLAGVPLPASLWESQILPARIADYQPAMLDALLARGEVIWCGHKALGQNDGLISFHLAEFAAETLPVQDASPALPPLQPALSDALSQGGAWFVHELMAKMEESAPEMADINDALWQGVWQGCVTADSWVAVRSRLSAPGVTRSRPARTLRTRFGHRFTPGALPARRPMVSPLPGRWSRIVRQAVAPARLALSLAENLLDRYGVITRGCVVSEQIPGGFPALQPVLRGMEDAGRLLRGRFVAGAGGAQFADHQTIERLRQLAEDSGAAAEAVVLAASDPANPFGAMLSWPPHASATRPVRRQGARVVIADGALMLYLTPGGKELLTFSDDVTRLEAAVAALGASLKREKPASFTLETVAGEPVSHSPLFNALRHAGFSRVPQGFSWYR